The Rhodospirillaceae bacterium genome has a window encoding:
- a CDS encoding heme biosynthesis HemY N-terminal domain-containing protein, whose protein sequence is MVKVILYVFGLTIAVAIAVWLANQPGNVTLDWLGWRINTSVAVLFVMIIALLIIGAFLIRAWSVLVGAGRAFKDSRKDKRLNRGLAALAAGFAAVRGEDKASAQKAARDASAALGEHQAVRLLEEQTALMIGDSNRASSEARELLTDPITELAALRDLTETAKASGDFEGALSQAQRALSRKNPPRWAVKSVLDLQIALARWQEAAATAERKDLDSVFSIADVPRLKAAIYTHASAAALANQDFNLAIKLARQALTADAIHSPAATVLARALNATGKGKKAAAELEKSWALSPHPSMLAAYIELAPGESALARASRVEALVSGNAEHPESRLAKAESSFKAELWGQARSRLEPLLDQTTSAPYRSRAAALMAQVELGENGDTKAATKYLVLALESKPGKNDVQPPASAADLLSPSY, encoded by the coding sequence ATGGTAAAAGTTATCCTCTACGTCTTTGGACTCACCATTGCCGTCGCGATTGCTGTCTGGCTTGCAAACCAGCCAGGCAACGTCACATTGGACTGGTTGGGATGGCGTATTAACACCTCGGTTGCCGTTCTGTTTGTGATGATTATTGCTCTACTGATTATTGGGGCCTTTCTCATTCGCGCATGGAGTGTTTTAGTAGGCGCGGGAAGAGCATTCAAAGACTCGCGCAAAGATAAACGCCTCAACCGTGGTCTTGCGGCTTTAGCCGCAGGGTTTGCAGCGGTCAGAGGAGAGGATAAAGCCAGCGCCCAAAAAGCTGCTCGAGACGCTTCGGCGGCTTTAGGAGAACATCAAGCTGTGCGTCTTCTCGAAGAGCAAACAGCCTTGATGATCGGTGACTCCAATCGAGCCTCGTCGGAGGCGCGGGAATTATTGACCGACCCCATCACTGAACTTGCTGCGTTACGTGATCTTACAGAGACGGCAAAAGCTTCAGGGGATTTTGAGGGCGCTCTAAGCCAAGCACAGCGGGCTTTAAGCCGAAAAAACCCGCCGCGCTGGGCCGTTAAATCCGTGCTTGATCTTCAAATTGCGCTGGCGCGCTGGCAAGAAGCCGCGGCAACTGCAGAACGCAAAGACCTAGATAGCGTCTTCTCTATCGCAGATGTACCGCGTCTTAAGGCCGCCATTTACACCCACGCTTCTGCTGCGGCGCTTGCCAACCAAGACTTTAACTTGGCGATTAAGTTGGCGCGTCAGGCCCTGACCGCAGATGCTATCCATTCGCCCGCCGCTACCGTCCTTGCGCGCGCTCTGAATGCGACTGGCAAAGGTAAAAAAGCTGCGGCAGAACTCGAAAAGTCTTGGGCGCTTAGCCCACACCCTTCAATGCTTGCGGCATACATAGAATTAGCCCCCGGAGAATCGGCCCTGGCGCGGGCCAGCCGCGTTGAAGCTCTGGTTTCAGGCAACGCAGAGCACCCTGAAAGCCGTCTGGCTAAGGCTGAAAGCTCATTTAAGGCAGAGCTTTGGGGCCAGGCGCGCAGTCGACTTGAGCCGCTTTTAGATCAAACAACGTCTGCGCCTTATCGGTCACGTGCTGCAGCCCTCATGGCTCAGGTTGAGCTCGGCGAAAACGGTGACACAAAGGCCGCTACAAAATATTTGGTCTTAGCGCTTGAATCAAAACCCGGAAAAAACGACGTACAACCACCGGCCAGCGCAGCAGACCTTTTGTCGCCATCTTATTAA
- the ddpX gene encoding D-alanyl-D-alanine dipeptidase: MLVEITPPHFDVDLDIAYATPKNFTGREIYARAGCYLHADAAELLANAIDLAKPLGLRLKIFDAFRPSEAQWLLWKHTPDPDFLADPRRGSPHSMGAAIDLTLVDQNGTELDMGTPFDDFTLKSHHGSLNISVTAQRNRAVLLGLMTAAGWDFFRNEWWHYQLFSPRGRYPVLSDSVLPRSMMSRG, encoded by the coding sequence ATGCTCGTTGAAATCACGCCCCCTCACTTCGATGTCGATCTTGATATCGCTTACGCAACGCCGAAAAACTTCACAGGCCGAGAAATCTATGCTCGTGCGGGCTGCTATCTGCACGCAGATGCGGCTGAACTCTTGGCCAACGCTATTGATTTGGCGAAGCCACTTGGACTGAGGTTGAAAATATTCGATGCGTTTCGCCCGTCTGAAGCACAGTGGCTTTTATGGAAGCATACGCCTGATCCAGATTTTTTAGCAGACCCTCGTCGTGGGTCACCGCACTCCATGGGCGCGGCCATAGATCTGACGCTTGTTGACCAGAACGGCACGGAGTTGGATATGGGCACACCTTTTGATGACTTCACGCTTAAGTCACATCACGGCAGCTTGAATATTTCAGTCACAGCCCAACGCAACCGTGCGGTTCTGCTGGGCCTTATGACAGCAGCAGGATGGGACTTTTTTCGAAATGAGTGGTGGCACTATCAATTGTTTAGCCCGCGTGGCCGCTACCCCGTTCTGAGTGATAGCGTGTTGCCCCGCTCGATGATGTCTAGAGGCTAA
- the tsaB gene encoding tRNA (adenosine(37)-N6)-threonylcarbamoyltransferase complex dimerization subunit type 1 TsaB produces MRVLAFDTSMSACSVAVWQDNEVLSETTKMMVHGQAEALLPAIEHALKVSAITYADLDRVAVTIGPGSFTGVRVGLATARGLGAGTGIPVIGIRTTEVIAAQARQGTNKAIAVVIDARRAEVYLHCFHNNGQQIMSPACLLPEDAAAQLERDNWMIAGDAAKLVSSHMKQHHDIADVKSVNVVTLAAMAADRAAPEVGPRPVYIRPPDAVIPRNGGQLRP; encoded by the coding sequence ATGCGGGTTTTAGCCTTTGATACGTCCATGTCAGCGTGTTCTGTTGCCGTCTGGCAAGACAACGAAGTGCTTTCAGAAACCACCAAGATGATGGTGCATGGGCAAGCTGAAGCGCTTCTGCCCGCGATTGAGCATGCCTTAAAGGTAAGCGCCATAACGTATGCCGACTTAGATCGGGTGGCCGTGACTATAGGTCCCGGTTCATTTACTGGCGTGCGGGTCGGTTTGGCGACCGCGCGCGGATTAGGGGCTGGCACAGGCATCCCTGTTATTGGCATCCGAACAACTGAGGTTATCGCAGCACAAGCCCGGCAAGGAACAAACAAAGCAATCGCTGTGGTGATTGATGCGCGGCGGGCAGAAGTTTACCTGCATTGTTTTCATAATAACGGCCAGCAAATTATGAGCCCGGCCTGCTTGCTCCCCGAAGATGCAGCGGCGCAGCTAGAGCGCGACAACTGGATGATCGCTGGTGACGCTGCAAAACTCGTTTCAAGCCACATGAAACAACATCACGACATCGCTGATGTAAAGAGTGTAAACGTTGTGACCCTGGCCGCCATGGCCGCAGATCGGGCAGCTCCAGAAGTCGGACCACGTCCAGTTTATATCCGACCACCAGACGCCGTTATACCTCGCAACGGCGGGCAACTCAGACCATGA
- the rimI gene encoding ribosomal protein S18-alanine N-acetyltransferase produces the protein MIPHLISIDYNHVEVLAALHHDAFDMPWRKDSFADLLKHPGTYGWIVCDKNPLGFILCRGVADESEILTLAVAKTNRHLGLGTCLLAATIDREQAQGSAGMHLEVAADNTAARALYEKAGFHISGKRKGYYARNGDAVDAILMYKSFNRD, from the coding sequence ATGATCCCTCATTTAATCTCTATTGATTATAATCATGTTGAAGTGTTGGCCGCGCTTCACCACGACGCGTTTGACATGCCATGGCGAAAAGACTCTTTTGCCGATTTGTTGAAGCATCCTGGGACCTATGGGTGGATCGTCTGCGACAAAAACCCACTTGGGTTCATTCTCTGCCGCGGCGTTGCTGATGAATCTGAAATCCTCACCCTGGCCGTTGCAAAAACAAACCGGCACTTAGGCTTGGGCACATGCCTTCTGGCTGCGACGATAGACAGAGAACAGGCACAAGGATCGGCAGGTATGCATTTGGAAGTTGCTGCCGATAATACCGCCGCACGGGCACTCTACGAAAAAGCTGGGTTTCACATTTCAGGAAAACGCAAAGGGTATTACGCAAGAAACGGCGATGCAGTTGATGCTATTCTGATGTATAAATCATTTAATAGGGATTAG
- a CDS encoding MucR family transcriptional regulator has protein sequence MTATRASTDSDVLAWTSEIVAAYVANNTVAQDDLAGLIKNVHATLASIGSNIENPALPEPAVSIKKSITPDYIVCLEDGKKLKMLKRHLNTAYGMSPEDYRQRWGLAPDYPMVAPNYAKHRSSLAKKIGLGTNPEAKKGKARK, from the coding sequence ATGACAGCAACGCGCGCGTCAACAGATTCGGACGTTCTGGCTTGGACAAGTGAGATCGTAGCCGCTTACGTGGCCAATAACACCGTTGCACAAGATGACCTTGCAGGACTCATTAAGAACGTGCACGCAACTCTCGCAAGTATCGGCTCAAATATCGAAAACCCAGCCCTTCCAGAACCAGCTGTGAGTATAAAAAAGTCGATCACTCCAGATTACATCGTCTGCCTGGAAGATGGAAAAAAGCTCAAGATGCTCAAACGTCATCTCAATACAGCGTATGGAATGTCTCCTGAGGATTACCGGCAACGATGGGGGCTTGCGCCAGACTACCCAATGGTGGCCCCAAATTATGCTAAACATCGGTCATCATTGGCTAAGAAAATAGGTCTGGGCACGAATCCTGAGGCCAAAAAAGGAAAGGCTAGGAAATAA
- a CDS encoding Fur family transcriptional regulator, producing the protein MNTETSAIELRCVEQGMKMTEQRRVIARILSAADDHPDVEEVHRRSAEEDSRISIATVYRTMRLFEEAGIVARHDFGDGRARYEESPSTHHDHLIDIRSGDVIEFRNEEIERLQKEVAKKHGYKLVNHRLELYAVPDDTTETS; encoded by the coding sequence ATGAACACTGAAACCTCAGCTATAGAACTTCGATGCGTCGAGCAGGGCATGAAAATGACCGAGCAGCGGCGTGTCATCGCGCGCATTTTATCCGCAGCCGACGACCATCCCGACGTTGAGGAGGTCCATCGCCGCTCCGCCGAAGAAGATTCAAGAATTAGCATTGCAACCGTCTATCGCACCATGCGCCTGTTTGAAGAAGCTGGCATAGTCGCCAGGCATGATTTTGGTGATGGGCGGGCGCGTTATGAAGAATCGCCATCCACTCATCATGATCACCTGATCGATATTAGATCAGGAGATGTCATTGAGTTTCGCAATGAAGAGATTGAGCGACTGCAAAAAGAAGTCGCTAAAAAGCATGGCTATAAATTGGTCAATCATCGCCTTGAACTTTATGCTGTGCCTGACGATACAACAGAAACGTCTTAG
- a CDS encoding GNAT family N-acyltransferase, protein MGVFKPVISGNQIIRLAASRSEIEAAQRLRYRVFYEEMGAHPMPEMAARGSDFDRFDDVCDHLIVIDRSNPHESNVVGTYRFMRRSHADAAGGFYSADEYDLSPLRSNGGEIMELGRSCVEPSFRTRHTMQLLWRGIAEYIVTHDIDLMFGCASFPGTDISAIAEPLSYLYHNHLAPDDLRPRAVERRYCSLKQTSVDLIDPKKALAQLPPLIKGYLRLGAFVGDGAVIDHQFNTTDVCIVVQTDRIADRYANHYALDSRTQESVLRKAS, encoded by the coding sequence ATGGGCGTATTTAAGCCTGTCATCTCTGGAAACCAAATTATTCGATTGGCCGCGAGCCGTTCTGAAATCGAAGCCGCACAGCGTTTGCGATATCGCGTTTTCTATGAAGAAATGGGTGCCCACCCCATGCCAGAAATGGCAGCGCGTGGATCAGACTTCGATAGATTTGATGATGTATGCGACCACCTGATTGTTATTGATCGCAGCAATCCCCATGAGTCCAACGTCGTTGGTACATACCGGTTTATGCGACGGAGCCATGCAGATGCTGCAGGCGGATTTTATTCCGCCGATGAGTATGATTTATCTCCGCTGAGATCCAACGGTGGTGAAATTATGGAGTTGGGTCGCAGTTGCGTTGAGCCCTCATTTAGAACGCGGCACACCATGCAACTGCTTTGGCGCGGTATTGCCGAATATATTGTGACGCATGATATTGATCTGATGTTTGGTTGCGCGAGTTTTCCGGGGACAGATATATCAGCAATAGCGGAGCCCTTGTCTTATCTTTACCACAATCATCTTGCGCCTGATGACTTAAGGCCCAGAGCCGTTGAGAGACGCTATTGTTCTCTTAAGCAAACATCGGTTGATCTTATTGACCCTAAAAAAGCCCTTGCCCAGCTGCCGCCTTTGATAAAAGGCTATTTGCGTTTAGGGGCGTTTGTTGGTGATGGCGCAGTGATAGACCATCAATTCAACACGACAGATGTTTGCATCGTTGTGCAGACAGACCGGATCGCAGACAGATACGCGAACCACTACGCCCTCGACAGTCGCACCCAAGAGTCTGTGCTCAGGAAAGCTTCTTGA